The following are encoded together in the Bacteriovorax sp. Seq25_V genome:
- a CDS encoding U32 family peptidase: MKLVSYVNSFEDIKILKDAGYNEAILAPSLLSKIGTLKIDELNSLATKLNEEGIRPILEWDILMTETDFNMVKSHIGRIDFKNFTAIRIQDPGAVSYVQDNFPTIDIQLILESGAYHNYRSIEVWKKLLGERLKRVILSLELNKETIKEYIEKLGLEIEFLGVGRILLFYTPRKLVTPLFEEEKREYYQVNEIPVEVSASSEESAHKGFPVIENVHGTFMFNTKDHFILEYIDELKDIGLDFLRIDIRHIEDKSILKDVASLNDKFDSDFVQKVKDSYPGTVIRGFFHVNKSDVLFKKLKNQRIVRQDDNFVGEVIDVNKKNYIALIIKGRDVTLKLGDELSLLTPDGREKKVKINFLRNSQLLDIESAKSGDIVLIPHVSAISVKTMVYKLLT, translated from the coding sequence GTGAAATTAGTTTCGTATGTAAATAGTTTTGAAGATATTAAAATCCTAAAGGATGCTGGCTATAACGAAGCGATCCTTGCTCCAAGTCTACTTTCAAAAATTGGGACACTCAAAATTGATGAACTCAATTCTCTTGCTACAAAATTAAATGAAGAGGGAATTCGTCCTATTCTTGAATGGGATATCTTAATGACTGAGACTGACTTTAATATGGTAAAGTCACATATTGGTCGTATTGATTTTAAAAACTTTACAGCAATCAGAATACAAGACCCTGGAGCTGTTAGCTATGTTCAGGATAATTTTCCAACTATTGATATTCAACTTATTTTAGAAAGTGGTGCTTACCATAATTATCGCTCAATCGAAGTTTGGAAGAAGCTTCTAGGTGAGAGATTAAAGCGTGTTATTCTCTCTCTTGAACTTAATAAAGAAACAATCAAAGAGTATATTGAGAAGCTAGGACTTGAAATTGAATTTCTTGGTGTTGGTCGCATTCTTCTTTTTTATACGCCACGAAAGTTAGTAACTCCACTTTTTGAAGAAGAGAAGCGTGAGTATTATCAAGTAAACGAAATTCCTGTTGAAGTTAGTGCTTCAAGCGAGGAGTCTGCCCATAAGGGTTTTCCCGTGATTGAAAATGTCCATGGAACTTTTATGTTTAATACTAAAGATCATTTTATTCTTGAGTATATTGATGAGCTAAAAGATATTGGGCTGGATTTTTTAAGAATTGATATCCGTCACATTGAAGATAAGAGTATTTTAAAAGACGTAGCATCTTTGAACGACAAGTTTGATTCTGATTTCGTCCAAAAGGTCAAAGATAGCTATCCAGGAACAGTCATTCGTGGTTTTTTCCATGTTAACAAGAGTGATGTTCTCTTTAAAAAATTGAAGAATCAAAGAATTGTGAGACAAGATGATAACTTCGTTGGTGAAGTTATTGATGTAAATAAGAAAAACTATATTGCTCTGATTATCAAAGGTCGTGACGTGACTCTCAAGCTAGGAGATGAATTATCTCTTCTTACTCCTGATGGCAGAGAGAAAAAAGTTAAAATAAACTTTCTAAGAAATA
- a CDS encoding U32 family peptidase: MNYWTPELLAPAGSLDKLKVAVNYGANAVYLGGQKFGLRSAAENFTVEQIKEGVEYAHGKGALVYVVLNSFFHDKDFDGLHEFIVYLDEVGVDAVIVSDPGVIEYISQNTKLEIHLSTQASCLNVEAAKMWKKLGVTRIVLGREVTIKDAGKIKKEADIEIEMFVHGSMCMAFSGNCVISNYTQGRDSNRGGCAHSCRFEYKLEGADMEAKNSFFMSSKDLEGIRVLQEFIDAGIDSLKVEGRMKSYLYAGTISKVYSEALDYYREHGNFLSDDLGRWEAELNKVTHRAYTEASLINPAGADTIYSDREHEIKEYAATGAVLEAVEGKFLLVEVKSAFNVGDQLEVLPFKGPSVSFNIDFIKNVLGENIERSNPGSIVKIPFVPGIDGNNLLRRKVIQ; the protein is encoded by the coding sequence ATGAATTATTGGACACCGGAGTTATTAGCACCGGCGGGAAGTTTAGATAAATTAAAAGTTGCCGTTAATTACGGTGCTAATGCTGTTTATTTAGGCGGACAAAAATTTGGCCTTCGTTCGGCAGCAGAGAACTTTACAGTCGAACAGATTAAAGAAGGTGTTGAGTATGCACATGGAAAGGGTGCACTCGTCTATGTTGTTCTAAATAGTTTCTTCCATGACAAAGACTTTGACGGTCTCCATGAATTTATTGTTTATCTCGATGAAGTTGGAGTTGATGCGGTTATTGTTTCTGACCCCGGAGTAATTGAGTATATTAGTCAAAATACAAAGCTTGAAATTCATCTTTCGACACAAGCATCTTGCCTCAACGTAGAAGCTGCAAAAATGTGGAAAAAACTTGGGGTGACAAGAATTGTTCTTGGCCGAGAAGTAACAATAAAAGACGCGGGCAAGATTAAAAAAGAAGCTGATATTGAGATTGAGATGTTTGTTCATGGTTCAATGTGTATGGCATTTTCTGGAAACTGTGTCATCTCAAATTATACACAAGGCCGTGATAGTAATCGTGGTGGTTGCGCTCATAGCTGTCGTTTCGAATATAAGCTTGAAGGCGCTGACATGGAAGCAAAAAATAGCTTTTTCATGAGCTCTAAAGACCTTGAGGGAATTCGTGTCCTTCAAGAATTTATCGATGCAGGTATTGATTCATTAAAAGTAGAAGGAAGAATGAAGTCTTATCTCTATGCTGGAACAATTTCTAAAGTATATAGTGAAGCCCTGGACTATTATCGTGAACATGGAAACTTCCTCAGCGACGATCTTGGTCGTTGGGAGGCCGAGCTTAATAAAGTTACTCACCGTGCATATACGGAAGCATCTCTGATAAACCCAGCAGGTGCTGATACTATCTATAGCGATAGGGAACATGAAATAAAAGAATACGCTGCAACTGGTGCTGTTCTTGAAGCAGTTGAAGGAAAATTTCTACTTGTTGAAGTAAAAAGTGCATTTAATGTTGGAGATCAGTTAGAAGTTCTTCCATTTAAGGGACCATCTGTTTCGTTTAATATTGATTTTATAAAGAACGTACTAGGAGAGAATATTGAGAGATCTAATCCTGGTTCCATTGTTAAAATTCCATTTGTTCCAGGAATTGATGGGAATAACCTTTTAAGAAGAAAGGTCATACAGTGA
- a CDS encoding Crp/Fnr family transcriptional regulator produces the protein MSIAKKRFKKNDIICRTGDDDQTLYFVEKGSLLVFVIDGTQVTPIAYIGTDEFVGELSYFDKNNRSAYVMALDEAELLSIPTTQQEDVMPDWTIKLARNLTKRIRHIDHLISKQGIKRKNVESIKPLSIEQQRNILKIISETKK, from the coding sequence ATGAGTATTGCAAAAAAAAGATTCAAGAAAAATGATATTATCTGTAGAACAGGAGATGATGATCAAACACTTTACTTCGTTGAAAAAGGCAGTCTTCTTGTCTTCGTAATTGATGGTACACAAGTTACGCCAATAGCATATATTGGAACAGATGAATTTGTTGGTGAACTTTCATACTTTGATAAGAATAATAGAAGTGCATATGTCATGGCCCTTGATGAAGCAGAACTTCTCTCAATTCCAACAACTCAACAAGAAGATGTTATGCCAGACTGGACAATCAAGTTAGCGAGAAACTTAACAAAAAGAATCCGTCACATTGATCACTTAATTTCCAAGCAGGGTATAAAAAGAAAGAATGTTGAATCAATCAAACCATTATCAATCGAGCAACAACGAAATATTCTTAAAATAATTTCAGAAACAAAGAAATAA
- a CDS encoding malate dehydrogenase: protein MTAKRVKVAVTGAAGQIGYAILFRIASGQMFGTDTEVELQLLELPQALGALEGVKMELEDCAFPLLKNIVCTDKMEVAFKDANWVLAIGAVPRKDGMERGDLLKVNGGIFGPLGKAMAAHGASDCKLFVVGNPCNTNCLIAMESSGLPKDRFFAMTTLDENRAKTQLAIKAGADVKTVTDMTIWGNHSATQYPDFYNAKIGGKKAHEVITDHEWLKGDFIKTVQQRGAAIIKARGASSAASAANACVQGVYNLTHDTPAGETFSMCLSSTGQYGVDAGLIFSFPCRVENGKLIVVEGREHNEFGTEKFNATLEELRIERDTVKDLGLI from the coding sequence ATGACGGCTAAAAGAGTAAAGGTTGCAGTTACGGGTGCAGCTGGTCAAATTGGTTATGCAATTCTTTTTAGAATCGCTTCAGGGCAAATGTTTGGAACAGATACTGAAGTTGAGTTACAGCTTTTAGAACTACCTCAAGCACTTGGTGCTCTTGAAGGTGTAAAAATGGAACTTGAGGATTGTGCATTTCCACTATTAAAGAATATTGTTTGTACTGATAAAATGGAAGTTGCTTTCAAAGATGCTAACTGGGTTCTTGCAATTGGTGCAGTTCCGAGAAAAGATGGTATGGAGCGTGGAGATCTACTAAAAGTTAATGGTGGAATCTTTGGACCTCTAGGAAAAGCAATGGCCGCTCATGGTGCTTCAGACTGTAAACTATTCGTAGTTGGAAACCCATGTAATACAAACTGTCTAATCGCAATGGAGTCTTCAGGACTTCCAAAAGATAGATTCTTTGCAATGACAACTCTTGATGAGAACAGAGCAAAAACTCAATTAGCAATCAAAGCTGGGGCAGATGTTAAGACTGTAACAGATATGACGATTTGGGGTAATCACTCTGCAACTCAATACCCAGATTTTTACAATGCTAAAATCGGTGGTAAAAAAGCACACGAAGTTATCACTGACCACGAGTGGTTGAAAGGTGATTTCATCAAGACTGTACAACAAAGAGGTGCAGCGATTATTAAAGCAAGAGGAGCTTCTTCTGCTGCTTCAGCTGCAAACGCTTGTGTTCAAGGTGTATATAACCTAACTCACGATACTCCAGCAGGAGAGACATTCTCTATGTGTCTTTCTTCTACTGGTCAATACGGAGTTGACGCAGGTCTTATCTTTTCTTTCCCTTGTCGTGTTGAAAACGGAAAACTAATTGTAGTTGAAGGTCGTGAGCACAATGAATTTGGAACTGAAAAATTTAATGCAACTCTTGAAGAGTTAAGAATTGAAAGAGATACTGTAAAAGATCTTGGATTAATCTAA